A region from the Pelobates fuscus isolate aPelFus1 chromosome 1, aPelFus1.pri, whole genome shotgun sequence genome encodes:
- the TBX2 gene encoding T-box transcription factor TBX2 — protein MRDPAFPGTAMAYHPFHAPRPADFPMSAFLAATQPSFFPTLALPPAALGKPLTDPSLAGAAEAGLHVSALGHHHQAAHLRSLKSLEPEEEVEDDPKVTLEAKELWDQFHKLGTEMVITKSGRRMFPPFKVRVSGLDKKAKYILLMDIVAADDCRYKFHNSRWMVAGKADPEMPKRMYIHPDSPATGEQWMAKPVAFHKLKLTNNISDKHGFTILNSMHKYQPRFHIVRANDILKLPYSTFRTYVFPETDFIAVTAYQNDKITQLKIDNNPFAKGFRDTGNGRREKRKQLTLPSLRMYEDQCKADRDGAESDASSCDPAPGRDPLHSPLSTEPSPLRLSRNNREDKFGVDSDQELDRREVRSARGHSPGGVHSSPSSPKLEERSKEKTPSEKKTESPDTRKDSDSIFSVRNLEKDRLESRRKEESKNDPECGSLSKETFAPLMVQTESPPHLSASHLQSLALSGLHSQQFFNPLNAGQPLFIHPGQFTMGPGAFSAMGMGHLLASMTGASGLDNGALSAVQGGAGAATPFPFHLSQHMLASQGIPMPAFGGLFPYPYTYMAAAAAAASAMPATSAATTMPRNPFLTTTRPRLRFSPYQLPVTIPPSTNLLTTGLPASLNPGSESSKPGSSRESSPIPDTPVHKRSHSSSHSPKTSMKDSINELQNIQRLVSGLESQREVSPGRETPK, from the exons ATGAGAGATCCAGCTTTCCCGGGGACTGCGATGGCTTATCACCCTTTTCACGCTCCCAGACCAGCCGATTTCCCCATGTCTGCTTTCCTAGCAGCCACCCAGCCCTCCTTCTTCCCGACTCTGGCTCTGCCCCCGGCTGCTCTGGGAAAGCCCCTCACAGACCCCAGCCTGGCTGGAGCAGCTGAAGCTGGACTGCACGTCTCGGCCCTGGGACATCACCACCAAGCGGCCCATCTGCGCTCTCTCAAGAGCCTGGAGCctgaggaggaggtggaggacgACCCCAAAGTGACCCTGGAAGCCAAGGAGCTCTGGGACCAGTTCCACAAATTAGGCACGGAAATGGTCATCACCAAGTCAGGAAG GAGAATGTTTCCTCCATTTAAGGTTAGAGTGAGTGGTCTGGATAAAAAGGCCAAGTACATTTTATTAATGGATATCGTTGCTGCTGATGACTGTCGGTATAAATTCCATAATTCTCGCTGGATGGTGGCTGGCAAGGCAGATCCAGAAATGCCGAAACGTATGTACATTCACCCTGATAGCCCAGCCACAGGGGAACAGTGGATGGCAAAACCTGTTGCATTTCACAAGCTCAAACTCACCAACAATATCTCAGACAAGCATGGCTTT ACTATATTAAATTCCATGCACAAATATCAGCCTAGGTTCCATATAGTAAGAGCCAATGATATTCTGAAACTCCCCTATAGCACGTTCAGGACCTATGTGTTTCCAGAAACCGATTTTATAgcagttacagcctatcagaatgATAAG ATCACACAACTTAAAATCGATAATAATCCTTTTGCTAAAGGATTTAGAGACACGGGTAATGGAAGACGAGAGAAAAG GAAACAACTGACGCTCCCATCCCTGCGGATGTACGAAGATCAGTGCAAGGCAGACAGGGATGGAGCAGAGTCTGATGCCTCTTCTTGTGATCCTGCCCCAGGCAGGGACCCTCTGCACTCCCCCCTGAGTACCGAGCCCAGCCCCCTGAGACTCAGCCGCAACAACAGAG AAGACAAATTCGGAGTGGACAGTGACCAGGAATTAGACAGACGGGAAGTAAGGAGTGCGAGAGGGCACAGCCCTGGGGGAGTCCATTCTAGCCCCAGCAGCCCCAAGCTGGAGGAGAGGAGCAAAGAGAAGACCCCCtcagagaagaagacagagtctCCAGACACCCGCAAGGACAGTGACAGTATCTTCAGTGTCAGGAATCTAGAGAAGGACAGACTGGAGAGCAGGCGGAAAGAGGAATCTAAAAACGATCCAGAATGTGGAAGTTTAAGTAAAGAGACCTTTGCTCCACTCATGGTACAGACTGAAAGCCCACCACACCTGAGTGCCAGTCACCTGCAGAGCTTGGCTTTGTCTGGCCTGCACAGCCAAcagttttttaaccccttgaaTGCTGGACAGCCGCTCTTTATCCACCCAGGACAATTTACAATGGGCCCAGGGGCTTTCTCTGCTATGGGCATGGGACATTTATTGGCCTCAATGACAGGAGCAAGCGGACTGGATAATGGAGCTCTCTCTGCTGTACAGGGGGGCGCAGGAGCAGCTACCCCTTTCCCATTCCACCTGTCTCAGCACATGCTGGCCTCTCAG gGGATCCCGATGCCTGCATTTGGAGGGCTATTCCCTTACCCCTACACCTACATGGCGGCAGCAGCTGCAGCAGCTTCTGCAATGCCAGCCACCAGCGCTGCCACCACTATGCCAAGGAACCCCTTCCTCACCACCACCAGGCCTCGCCTCCGCTTCAGCCCTTACCAGCTCCCTGTTACCATCCCTCCCAGCACTAACCTCCTGACCACTGGATTGCCAGCCAGCCTGAATCCGGGTTCAGAAAGCTCCAAGCCTGGCAGCAGCCGGGAGTCCAGTCCCATCCCAGACACTCCTGTCCACAAGAGGTCTCACTCAAGTTCTCACTCCCCCAAGACCTCCATGAAGGATTCCATCAATGAGCTGCAGAACATCCAGAGACTGGTCAGTGGGCTGGAAAGCCAGAGAGAGGTCTCACCTGGCAGGGAGACACCGAAGTGA